The following proteins are encoded in a genomic region of Bacillus sp. FJAT-22090:
- a CDS encoding PstS family phosphate ABC transporter substrate-binding protein codes for MKNWKYLLMTTMVGSALVLGACGDDTSSEPTEETETETAGDTQDEAVLEGQVAGDGSSTVAPITEALVEEYAGVQNKVQVSVGVSGTGGGFEKFIAGETDFANASRPIKDEEKTKLEEAGIDFTEFQVANDGLSVVVNKDNDWVEDLTVEDLKKMWIEDGTTKKWSDINPEWPAEEIVFYSPGTDSGTYDYFDEVILDEADLVKSATLSEDDNVLVQGVQGDKNAIAFFGYAYYLANQDTLKVVKVNGVEPTNETIESGEYSPLSRPLFVYAKNSALKENPAFYDFMKYTLENAGEMAEAVGYVSLPQENYDKGLADLEALK; via the coding sequence ATGAAGAACTGGAAGTACTTATTAATGACAACAATGGTAGGATCAGCATTAGTACTTGGAGCTTGTGGAGACGATACAAGTTCAGAACCAACAGAAGAAACAGAAACAGAAACTGCTGGTGATACACAAGATGAGGCAGTTCTAGAAGGTCAAGTTGCTGGAGATGGATCTAGTACAGTTGCTCCAATTACGGAAGCACTTGTTGAAGAATATGCAGGCGTTCAAAATAAAGTACAAGTATCAGTTGGTGTGTCCGGTACTGGTGGCGGGTTCGAAAAATTCATCGCAGGTGAAACAGATTTCGCTAATGCATCTCGTCCAATTAAAGACGAAGAAAAAACAAAACTTGAAGAAGCTGGAATTGACTTTACTGAATTCCAAGTAGCTAATGATGGTTTATCAGTAGTAGTTAACAAAGACAATGATTGGGTTGAAGATTTAACAGTTGAAGATCTAAAGAAAATGTGGATTGAAGATGGAACAACAAAAAAATGGTCTGACATTAATCCAGAATGGCCAGCTGAAGAAATCGTATTCTATTCACCAGGTACTGATTCTGGAACATATGACTACTTTGATGAAGTAATTCTTGATGAAGCTGACTTAGTAAAATCTGCAACTCTATCTGAAGATGATAACGTATTGGTTCAAGGTGTACAAGGCGATAAAAATGCAATAGCATTCTTCGGTTATGCATACTATTTAGCTAACCAAGATACTTTAAAAGTTGTTAAAGTTAACGGTGTAGAACCTACAAACGAAACAATTGAATCAGGTGAATATTCACCACTTTCTCGTCCATTGTTCGTATATGCAAAAAATAGTGCGCTTAAAGAAAATCCAGCATTTTATGATTTCATGAAATATACACTTGAAAATGCAGGAGAAATGGCTGAAGCAGTTGGATATGTAAGTCTTCCACAAGAAAATTACGACAAAGGTTTAGCTGATTTAGAAGCATTAAAATAA
- the pstC gene encoding phosphate ABC transporter permease subunit PstC, with amino-acid sequence MAQKNATGHPSVQELIAKSSSKKQKKIVEKIIPIILLLIACVSVLTTLGIVFTLIIETGIFFTRVPILDFLFGKEWFPFANTEQLYGILPLIAGTLKVTLIAAIVAVPFGIGSAIFLSEYASDNARRIIKPILEVLAGIPTIVYGFFALTFVTPLLQQFIPDLKIFNALSPGIVVGIMILPMIASLSEDAMSSVPNSIREGALAMGSTKLEVAIKVVLPAALSGIIASVVLALSRAIGETMIVSLAGGSTPKFDLNVTDSIQTMTAYIVQVSSGDAGYGTTIYYSIYAVGFTLFLFTLLMNFIAHAISKKFREEY; translated from the coding sequence ATGGCTCAAAAGAATGCGACTGGTCATCCATCAGTACAAGAGCTAATTGCAAAATCAAGTAGCAAGAAACAGAAAAAAATAGTAGAAAAAATAATTCCAATTATTCTCCTACTAATTGCATGTGTTTCAGTATTAACTACTTTGGGTATTGTCTTTACTCTTATTATAGAAACAGGAATATTTTTCACTCGTGTACCGATATTAGATTTTTTATTCGGAAAAGAATGGTTTCCATTTGCTAATACGGAACAGTTATATGGAATTCTTCCATTAATAGCGGGTACATTAAAAGTAACTTTAATAGCTGCTATTGTAGCAGTTCCATTTGGTATTGGTTCTGCTATATTTTTAAGTGAATATGCAAGTGATAACGCTCGAAGAATTATTAAACCTATATTAGAAGTATTAGCAGGTATACCAACAATTGTTTATGGTTTCTTTGCATTAACTTTTGTAACACCGCTTTTACAACAATTTATTCCTGACTTGAAAATCTTTAATGCATTGAGCCCGGGTATTGTTGTAGGTATTATGATTTTACCAATGATCGCATCCTTATCAGAAGATGCAATGAGCTCTGTACCTAATTCAATACGTGAAGGTGCCTTGGCTATGGGTTCAACAAAATTAGAAGTAGCGATCAAAGTTGTACTACCCGCTGCTCTATCAGGAATTATTGCGTCCGTAGTACTAGCATTGTCTCGTGCAATTGGAGAAACGATGATAGTTTCTTTAGCAGGAGGATCTACTCCTAAATTCGATTTAAATGTAACGGACTCTATTCAAACTATGACTGCATATATTGTACAAGTTTCATCAGGTGATGCGGGATATGGAACAACGATTTATTATTCCATCTATGCAGTAGGATTTACTCTTTTCCTATTTACATTATTGATGAATTTTATTGCTCACGCGATTTCGAAAAAATTCCGGGAGGAATATTAA
- the pstA gene encoding phosphate ABC transporter permease PstA: MKYVNQESVIKKMNSRLNVNRVFKVIFLFATLFALVALGILFYRIITQGVGYLTPEFFQNYGSRFPAKAGIKAALIGSIWLMCVVAPISLILGVGTAIYLEEYAKKNKLNDFIRMNISNLAGVPSVVFGLLGLTIFVRALALGNSILAAGFTMSLLILPVIIVGSQEAIRAVPQDVREASYGMGATKWQTIVKVVLPSAIPGILTGAILALSRAVGETAPLVVIGVPVIIQFLPENLLSQFTALPMQIYDWAKRPQAEFQYVASAGILVLMVFLLIMNSIAIFIRNKFQKRY; this comes from the coding sequence ATGAAATATGTTAATCAAGAATCAGTCATAAAAAAAATGAATAGTCGATTAAATGTAAATCGTGTTTTTAAAGTAATATTCCTTTTTGCTACATTGTTTGCTTTAGTTGCTCTTGGAATCTTGTTTTATCGAATCATTACTCAAGGTGTTGGATATCTTACACCAGAATTCTTCCAAAACTATGGATCTCGTTTCCCTGCTAAAGCCGGAATAAAGGCTGCGTTAATAGGGTCAATTTGGTTAATGTGTGTAGTTGCACCTATATCATTAATTTTAGGAGTAGGTACAGCAATTTATTTAGAAGAATATGCTAAAAAAAATAAATTAAATGATTTTATTCGAATGAACATTTCCAACTTAGCAGGTGTTCCTTCAGTAGTATTTGGTTTGCTGGGATTAACAATTTTTGTTCGGGCTTTAGCTTTAGGAAATAGTATTTTGGCTGCAGGATTTACGATGAGTTTGTTAATATTACCTGTTATTATCGTTGGTTCTCAGGAAGCAATTCGTGCTGTACCTCAAGATGTTCGAGAAGCTTCATATGGAATGGGCGCGACAAAGTGGCAAACAATTGTTAAAGTTGTCCTACCTTCGGCTATTCCAGGTATTCTTACTGGTGCAATTTTAGCTCTTTCCCGTGCAGTCGGTGAAACGGCACCATTAGTAGTAATTGGTGTTCCTGTAATTATTCAGTTTTTACCTGAAAATTTACTTAGTCAGTTTACTGCTCTACCAATGCAAATCTACGATTGGGCTAAAAGACCACAGGCAGAATTTCAATATGTCGCATCAGCAGGGATTCTTGTTCTAATGGTATTCTTATTGATCATGAATTCCATCGCTATATTTATTCGAAATAAATTTCAAAAAAGGTACTAA
- the pstB gene encoding phosphate ABC transporter ATP-binding protein PstB, with amino-acid sequence MVQSLNNDTSVNNSTSNIVYNTQQLNLWYGNHHALKNIDLEIKENEVTAIIGPSGCGKSTYIKTLNRMVELVPTVKTSGKILYRDRNIFDADYGVEELRTKVGMVFQKPNPFPKSIYDNIAYGPRIHGIKNKKILDEIVEKSLRGAAIWDEVKDRLSTNAYSLSGGQQQRICIARCLAIEPDVILMDEPTSALDPISTLKVEELIQELKNDYSIIIVTHNMQQAARISDKTAFFLNGEVVEFDNTDVIFSTPEDKRTEDYISGRFG; translated from the coding sequence ATGGTACAATCTTTAAATAACGATACATCAGTAAATAATTCAACTTCAAATATTGTGTATAACACGCAACAATTAAACTTATGGTATGGTAATCATCATGCTTTAAAAAATATTGACCTTGAAATTAAAGAAAATGAAGTAACAGCAATTATTGGACCTTCTGGTTGCGGTAAATCTACGTACATTAAAACTTTAAACCGTATGGTAGAATTAGTTCCAACAGTAAAAACATCAGGTAAAATTTTGTATCGTGACCGCAATATTTTTGATGCAGATTATGGAGTAGAAGAATTACGTACGAAAGTTGGAATGGTTTTCCAAAAACCAAACCCATTTCCAAAATCCATCTATGATAATATTGCATATGGTCCGAGAATACATGGAATTAAAAACAAAAAAATTCTGGATGAAATCGTAGAAAAAAGTTTACGTGGTGCAGCAATTTGGGATGAGGTAAAAGATCGCTTATCTACGAATGCGTATAGCCTCTCTGGTGGACAGCAACAACGTATTTGTATAGCTCGCTGTCTTGCAATTGAACCAGACGTTATTTTAATGGATGAGCCTACTTCAGCGTTAGATCCAATTTCTACATTAAAAGTGGAGGAACTTATTCAAGAATTGAAAAACGATTATTCTATCATCATTGTTACACATAATATGCAACAAGCAGCTCGTATTTCGGACAAAACTGCTTTCTTCTTAAACGGAGAAGTGGTAGAGTTTGATAATACAGATGTAATTTTTTCAACTCCAGAAGATAAGCGCACAGAGGACTATATTTCAGGACGTTTCGGGTGA
- the phoU gene encoding phosphate signaling complex protein PhoU — translation MVGREKFDAELQQVQNLMYELCDTAINTLNSAMDYLFSNDIEGALTIINNDIHINRMEEEINDRVILLIAKQQPVATDLRRLMVLVKAASDMERIGDYAVNIAKETIRIGKDEHIAPIHLLEEMRDKTIAMLKSILDAFRNEDIEEAKNIAKLDDEVDELYGHAIKTLLSVGVEQPAQLSQVTQLSFVCRYLERSADHATNMAERLLFLLKGKHYELNN, via the coding sequence ATGGTAGGAAGAGAGAAATTTGATGCGGAATTACAACAAGTACAAAATTTAATGTATGAATTATGTGATACGGCGATTAATACCTTGAATTCTGCAATGGATTATTTGTTTTCAAATGACATTGAAGGTGCACTAACAATCATTAATAATGATATTCATATTAATCGTATGGAAGAAGAAATTAATGACCGTGTAATTTTACTAATCGCTAAGCAACAGCCTGTTGCAACAGATTTACGTAGATTAATGGTGCTTGTTAAGGCTGCATCCGATATGGAGCGTATAGGTGATTATGCAGTAAACATTGCAAAAGAAACGATTCGTATAGGAAAAGATGAACATATCGCTCCAATTCATTTATTAGAAGAGATGCGTGACAAAACGATCGCAATGTTAAAATCAATTTTAGATGCTTTTAGAAATGAAGACATTGAAGAAGCTAAGAATATCGCAAAACTTGATGATGAGGTAGATGAATTGTATGGTCACGCAATTAAGACACTTCTTTCAGTAGGGGTAGAACAACCTGCACAACTAAGTCAAGTAACGCAGTTGTCATTTGTATGTCGCTATCTTGAAAGATCTGCTGATCACGCTACAAATATGGCAGAACGATTATTGTTTTTATTAAAAGGGAAGCATTACGAACTAAATAATTAA
- a CDS encoding endolytic transglycosylase MltG, translating into MKRSSIRSFGIGLFIAGAVLQIQHLTQEDEITSKRSITEEAYEKSQTELKNVKQQLAQLQMDLENAQKGQPVTDESKEVETGKEEATESETSNSSPPYTLIVQSGMNSKEISSLLEEAGIVQNKQDFEDYLVSKDLAGRIQIGEYELDSSMTLKQIAEKLTGK; encoded by the coding sequence ATGAAAAGGTCATCCATCCGTTCATTTGGTATCGGTTTGTTTATAGCAGGTGCTGTTCTCCAAATACAACATTTAACGCAAGAGGATGAAATCACATCGAAGCGCTCCATCACGGAGGAAGCATATGAAAAGTCACAAACAGAACTAAAAAATGTAAAGCAGCAATTAGCACAACTTCAGATGGACTTAGAGAATGCCCAAAAAGGACAACCTGTTACAGACGAATCGAAAGAAGTTGAAACAGGAAAAGAGGAAGCAACGGAGAGCGAGACTTCTAACAGTAGTCCTCCATATACTTTAATCGTTCAATCAGGCATGAATTCTAAAGAAATTAGTTCTCTATTAGAAGAAGCAGGAATTGTCCAAAATAAGCAAGATTTTGAAGATTATTTGGTCTCTAAAGATTTAGCAGGGCGTATTCAAATTGGTGAGTATGAGCTCGACTCCTCTATGACACTGAAACAGATTGCTGAAAAATTAACAGGAAAATAG
- the rpmG gene encoding 50S ribosomal protein L33, translating to MRVNITLACTDCGERNYISKKNKRNNPERLELKKYCSREKKMTLHRETK from the coding sequence ATGCGCGTTAATATTACATTAGCTTGTACAGATTGCGGAGAGCGCAACTATATTTCTAAGAAAAACAAGCGTAACAATCCAGAACGTCTTGAACTTAAAAAATATTGCTCACGTGAAAAGAAAATGACTCTTCATAGAGAAACTAAATAA
- a CDS encoding 5-formyltetrahydrofolate cyclo-ligase has translation MKKKELREEMKQQLSSLEQSSYHTLSEQIMSRFFTLGTVQQASTIGITISAFPEVDTEGIIRALWEKGKTVVVPKCSPKDRTMTFYKIENFDQLETVYMQLLEPNPLLTTPVAPNNIDLLVVPGIVYSPSGYRIGYGGGYYDRFLMNYKGHKISLAFDFQLRDDLEKEHFDLPVDLIITNEQMIQCHLNRDEDGQFEDSI, from the coding sequence ATGAAAAAGAAAGAGTTAAGAGAAGAAATGAAACAACAGCTTTCGTCTTTAGAGCAGTCCTCCTATCATACATTATCAGAGCAAATCATGAGTCGCTTTTTCACACTAGGAACTGTACAACAAGCATCCACTATAGGAATAACCATCTCGGCTTTTCCAGAAGTGGATACCGAAGGGATTATCCGTGCATTATGGGAAAAGGGTAAAACCGTTGTTGTGCCAAAATGCTCCCCAAAAGATCGGACAATGACCTTTTATAAGATAGAGAACTTCGATCAATTAGAAACCGTGTATATGCAATTATTAGAGCCAAATCCATTGTTAACAACTCCAGTAGCTCCAAATAACATTGATCTTTTAGTTGTTCCTGGAATTGTTTATAGCCCATCTGGTTATCGAATAGGATATGGTGGAGGATATTATGATCGCTTTTTAATGAATTATAAAGGGCATAAAATTTCGTTAGCGTTTGATTTTCAATTAAGGGATGACTTGGAAAAGGAGCATTTTGACCTCCCAGTAGACTTGATTATTACTAATGAGCAAATGATACAATGTCATTTAAACCGGGATGAGGATGGACAATTTGAAGACAGTATATGA
- a CDS encoding YqgQ family protein, which yields MKTVYDVMQLLKRFGTYIYTKDRLADLELMEDEIKELYKMQMIEAQDFQLALLILRQEHNRQK from the coding sequence TTGAAGACAGTATATGATGTTATGCAGTTATTAAAACGATTCGGTACGTACATTTATACAAAAGATCGATTGGCAGATCTTGAACTAATGGAAGACGAAATAAAAGAACTATATAAAATGCAAATGATTGAGGCACAAGACTTTCAACTTGCACTGCTCATACTTCGACAAGAACATAATAGACAGAAATAA
- a CDS encoding LTA synthase family protein yields the protein MKKKNWPTHSILVIAIVATWIKTYVVYHTSFDMKIENMMQQAILFISPLSFLLFVYGLSLFFKSPKARNRYIVITNLILAIVLYANAVFYRFFTDFITLPVLFQTSNFGDLGSSAMESIYITDIFFFTDVVIIIAALKWLKIGDKISIVKPAQRKAYFVLSAAVLFLNLGLAEIERPQLLTRSFDREMLVKNLGPYNYHLYDIYIQSKSHAQRALADGSELVEVNNYVRSNQAEPKAEMFGLADGRNLIVVSMESLQNFVINNDMNGYEVTPFLNSLTKDKDTFYFSNFYHQTGLGKTSDSEFIVENSLYGLGGGAVFFTHGGNKFHSMAESLNEEGYYTNVMHPNNKSFWNRDMMYQALSIQKFYDVNSYEVKEGDAVNWGMKDIPFFEQSVDHMAQMPQPFYSRLITLTNHHPFDLDEEDQLIPPYNSNSRTLNKYFQSVRYMDEALKLFFEDLKAQGLYDNSIIVMYGDHYGISENHNAAMSQYLGKEITPYESAKLQRVPFFVHIPNSGVGKEVTETAGQIDIRPTVLHLLGVETAKDMQLGADVFSDDHEDFVIFRDGGFVTDKLVYAGNTCFDNETGEETDMASCQPYIDRATQELGYSDQIINGDLLRFYDLKTGNLLIDEAEKEEQ from the coding sequence ATGAAGAAAAAAAATTGGCCGACACATTCTATTCTTGTTATAGCTATTGTGGCAACATGGATTAAAACATATGTGGTTTACCATACTAGCTTTGATATGAAAATCGAGAATATGATGCAACAAGCGATACTATTTATAAGCCCGTTAAGTTTTCTTTTATTTGTATATGGGCTATCACTTTTCTTTAAAAGTCCAAAAGCAAGAAATAGATATATTGTCATTACAAATTTAATACTTGCAATCGTTCTGTATGCAAACGCTGTATTCTATCGTTTCTTTACAGACTTTATAACGTTACCAGTATTATTCCAAACAAGTAATTTTGGTGATTTAGGTTCATCTGCTATGGAAAGTATCTACATAACAGATATATTCTTCTTTACAGATGTGGTAATCATTATAGCTGCTTTAAAATGGTTGAAAATTGGTGACAAAATATCGATTGTAAAACCTGCACAAAGAAAAGCATACTTTGTACTTTCTGCTGCAGTGTTGTTTTTAAATTTGGGATTAGCTGAAATAGAAAGACCTCAGCTTCTTACAAGAAGCTTTGACCGTGAAATGTTAGTGAAAAATCTAGGACCTTACAATTATCATTTGTATGATATATATATTCAGTCTAAGTCTCATGCACAGCGAGCACTTGCTGATGGTAGTGAACTCGTAGAAGTAAATAACTATGTACGATCTAACCAAGCAGAACCTAAGGCTGAAATGTTTGGGCTTGCAGATGGTCGTAATTTAATCGTAGTCTCCATGGAGTCATTACAAAACTTTGTTATTAATAATGATATGAATGGATATGAAGTTACACCATTCTTAAATTCTTTGACTAAAGATAAAGATACGTTTTACTTCTCTAACTTTTATCATCAAACTGGTCTAGGTAAAACATCAGACTCAGAGTTTATTGTGGAGAATTCACTCTACGGACTTGGTGGTGGAGCTGTATTCTTTACCCATGGAGGAAATAAGTTTCATTCCATGGCAGAAAGCTTAAACGAAGAAGGCTATTACACAAACGTAATGCATCCTAATAACAAAAGCTTCTGGAATCGCGATATGATGTATCAAGCACTTTCTATTCAAAAATTTTATGATGTAAATAGTTATGAAGTAAAAGAAGGCGATGCTGTTAACTGGGGTATGAAGGATATTCCATTCTTTGAACAATCAGTTGATCATATGGCACAAATGCCACAGCCGTTCTATTCTAGACTAATTACATTAACAAACCATCATCCATTTGATTTAGATGAAGAGGATCAACTCATCCCTCCATATAATTCTAATTCACGTACATTGAACAAGTATTTCCAATCCGTACGTTACATGGATGAAGCGTTGAAGTTGTTCTTTGAAGATTTAAAAGCACAAGGATTGTATGACAATTCTATCATTGTAATGTATGGGGATCATTATGGTATTTCTGAAAACCATAATGCTGCAATGTCTCAATATTTAGGAAAAGAAATTACACCATATGAATCTGCAAAACTTCAAAGAGTTCCATTCTTTGTTCATATTCCTAATAGTGGAGTTGGAAAAGAAGTAACAGAAACAGCTGGTCAAATTGATATTAGACCTACAGTATTACATTTACTTGGTGTAGAAACTGCTAAAGATATGCAATTAGGAGCAGATGTATTCTCTGACGACCATGAGGATTTTGTTATTTTCCGAGACGGTGGATTTGTTACAGATAAATTGGTTTACGCTGGAAACACTTGTTTTGACAATGAAACAGGAGAAGAAACTGATATGGCTAGCTGCCAGCCTTATATAGATCGAGCAACACAAGAACTAGGCTATTCTGATCAAATTATTAATGGAGATTTACTCCGTTTCTACGATCTAAAAACAGGAAACCTATTAATTGATGAAGCTGAAAAAGAAGAGCAGTAG
- a CDS encoding DUF2759 domain-containing protein has protein sequence MNLLMVIFGLVTVLAVIGTFQAFKEKNVLGVLFNFGTFAVFGFFTVMTIVNQGFPPSLH, from the coding sequence ATGAACTTATTAATGGTTATTTTTGGACTCGTTACAGTTTTAGCTGTAATCGGCACTTTCCAAGCTTTCAAAGAAAAGAATGTGCTAGGAGTTCTATTTAACTTTGGTACATTTGCTGTTTTTGGCTTCTTTACAGTCATGACAATCGTGAACCAAGGTTTTCCACCAAGCTTACACTAA
- a CDS encoding MBL fold metallo-hydrolase, translating into MLNVRSYPLGYIQTNCYIVSNASKHCLIFDPGGDAEKLISELKRLNLKPVAILLTHAHFDHIGAVDPVRDAFKVPVYIHNAEKKWLMDPSKNGSGKYAEIPSITCKEADVILSNESILEIEDFSIQLFHTPGHSPGSLTYYFESESFAIVGDTLFQNSVGRTDLAGGNNAELMKSIHTKLLTLPETTILYPGHGPETTPENEMESNPFLNGF; encoded by the coding sequence ATATTAAATGTTAGATCTTATCCATTAGGATATATACAAACAAACTGTTATATCGTATCAAACGCATCAAAGCATTGCTTAATATTTGATCCTGGTGGTGATGCGGAAAAATTAATAAGTGAACTGAAACGATTGAATTTAAAACCAGTCGCAATTTTGTTAACACACGCCCATTTTGATCATATAGGTGCGGTAGACCCTGTAAGAGATGCTTTTAAGGTTCCTGTCTATATACATAATGCTGAAAAGAAATGGTTAATGGACCCTTCCAAAAACGGTTCTGGTAAATATGCTGAAATTCCATCTATTACATGCAAAGAAGCGGATGTTATATTGTCAAACGAATCCATTTTAGAAATAGAGGATTTCTCCATTCAGCTTTTTCATACACCTGGCCATTCACCAGGTAGTTTAACGTATTATTTTGAAAGTGAGTCTTTTGCAATTGTAGGCGATACACTCTTTCAAAATAGTGTAGGAAGAACGGACTTGGCCGGAGGAAACAACGCAGAATTAATGAAGTCTATTCATACAAAATTATTAACCTTGCCAGAAACAACGATTTTATACCCTGGTCATGGTCCAGAGACAACTCCAGAAAATGAAATGGAATCCAATCCATTTTTAAATGGTTTTTGA
- a CDS encoding DUF2626 domain-containing protein, producing the protein MGNMYKVMAFWTGIFAVMFYLGDMTEASLLFLANTGIFLLLGFLNLSERMYMYIFGAYLMFFFAGFTYYTTFIHVPGAGH; encoded by the coding sequence ATGGGCAATATGTATAAAGTAATGGCTTTCTGGACAGGGATTTTTGCAGTTATGTTTTATTTAGGTGATATGACAGAAGCTTCTTTACTATTTTTAGCAAATACGGGGATTTTCCTTCTTTTAGGGTTCTTAAACCTTTCTGAACGTATGTATATGTACATCTTTGGAGCTTACCTAATGTTCTTCTTCGCTGGTTTTACATACTACACAACGTTTATTCACGTACCAGGAGCTGGACATTAA
- a CDS encoding helix-turn-helix transcriptional regulator, with protein MPNTLQLTSTLADETRYSIYQYIVKEAKVVSVQEIADQFGIHPNVARLHLSKLNDSNFLRSELIKNRKGGRPARIYSLAENPVYLSFPKQEDHLLLQWLIDLVSSLGEQAIVKGKEIAYENGKQLTSSKLTSPASFEEKIQILTANAASIGYFPTIQEKNHKKVITFAIYNCPYKNHLKSQSDLICALHESFLRGQFDALFPTNDFIQLESMQDQCQNCLYHIEVL; from the coding sequence ATGCCGAATACATTACAGCTTACTAGTACGTTAGCCGATGAAACAAGGTATTCTATTTATCAATATATAGTAAAAGAAGCAAAAGTAGTTTCGGTACAGGAAATAGCCGATCAATTTGGTATACATCCGAATGTTGCGAGATTGCATCTATCTAAACTAAATGATTCCAATTTTTTGCGTTCTGAGCTTATCAAGAACAGGAAAGGTGGAAGACCTGCAAGAATTTATAGTCTTGCTGAAAATCCTGTATATTTAAGCTTTCCAAAGCAAGAGGATCACCTTCTTTTACAGTGGTTAATAGATCTTGTAAGTTCTCTTGGTGAGCAAGCTATTGTAAAAGGAAAAGAAATTGCATATGAAAATGGGAAACAGCTAACGAGCAGTAAACTCACTTCTCCAGCGTCCTTTGAGGAAAAAATACAAATATTAACGGCAAATGCGGCATCTATCGGTTATTTTCCGACTATACAAGAGAAAAATCATAAAAAAGTGATTACGTTCGCCATTTATAATTGCCCCTACAAAAATCATTTGAAAAGTCAATCCGATTTAATTTGTGCATTACATGAATCCTTTTTAAGAGGACAATTTGATGCATTATTTCCAACAAATGATTTTATTCAATTGGAAAGCATGCAAGATCAATGTCAAAATTGCTTATATCACATAGAAGTTTTATAA